A single region of the Lycium barbarum isolate Lr01 chromosome 2, ASM1917538v2, whole genome shotgun sequence genome encodes:
- the LOC132629210 gene encoding CASP-like protein 4D1, whose translation MEFEMPQYNFNEKPRSSSKFPLIILAARLITIACAVVSIVVLKSNKVTLDKGAKLEYDYYRSYRYMLGVMVAGIIYNTLHIPFALYFLIAKKRLINHNSFRQFEFYGDKITFGIIATAAGAALGATVDLQKIVYTENNSKIHDFLGLMYIPDAFLVAAFVSSGISSVLSSLTLHKSE comes from the exons ATGGAGTTTGAGATGCCTCAATATAATTTTAATGAAAAACCTCGTTCTTCATCAAAGTTTCCATTGATTATATTAGCAGCAAGGTTGATTACTATAGCTTGTGCTGTGGTTTCAATAGTTGTGTTGAAGAGTAATAAAGTTACGTTGGATAAAGGAGCCAAACTTGAGTACGATTATTACCGCTCATACAG GTACATGCTTGGTGTAATGGTAGCTGGAATTATCTACAATACATTGCATATTCCCTTTGCATTATATTTCTTGATAGCAAAGAAGCGTCTTATAAACCACAACAGCTTTCGCCAGTTTGAATTTTATGGTGACAAG ATTACATTTGGCATAATAGCAACAGCAGCTGGAGCAGCACTGGGTGCAACTGTGGATTTACAAAAAATTGTTTATACAGAAAATAACTCAAAGATTCATGACTTTTTGGGACTAATGTATATCCCAGATGCATTTCTTGTTGCTGCATTTGTGAGCTCTGGAATATCTTCTGTCCTATCATCTTTGACTCTCCACAAGAGTGAATGA